A window of Phragmites australis chromosome 2, lpPhrAust1.1, whole genome shotgun sequence genomic DNA:
TAAATTCAGGTTTTCCCTCAAAATATTTGCAGAAATAATTTATATAACTAAAAGAAAAGTAAATGGAGTTTTCATTATCCAGAAAGCTAAAGCTTGCGGTGAGGCCTTGGGCTAAAGCCCGGCCGCCTGTCTTGGATCAAATGCACACTAGGCCTTCTGCGATTTGTGGGCTGAAAGTATATCGGGGGCGGAAACAACACTCCAGCTTGGGCCCAAGTTCTATTCTTGCCCCAAAAAAAGTTGAGATTTTTTCCCCTCTGAACCAGGCTAAGTGAAACTCTAATACTAGtaggttaaaataaaatatataaaatccTATTGAAAATTTCCTAAGCAAATATCTGTAAGTTTTTTCTTTCGGAGTTATGTGTCATTATACTAAGAATATAACTAAAGAGCCATCTGATTACAAAACCGTTGCTATGACAACCTATCATGGCATCAAGGCTCCTAGCTTCCTTGCCCCTGCTGCGCGCCATAGTTACTATTGGTGTAGTGTTATGCTAACATTTTTTCATACCTGTGCCAGTTTGACAGCAGTTTTCTACTCCTTCCTCAGTAAAACAGTTTTCTTTTGCACAGGGGGAGGCTTCCAAGTCGGTCGCTTTTGATCACGATTTCTTCTCGCGTGCATGTCCCCGGCTGCTGAGCAAAACAAATTACAGGTCTTTCTCTGACCATTGTCGTGTTCTTCTGGTAACATATCCGAGCTTGATACGCAGGCCAACCAATCCCGGGAAGACAGCACGGCATCTCCACAAGAAAAATCCCGGGAAGAGAAAAGAGTTGAGTGATAGTAACATAGCAGGAAGTCTTGTATATATCCAGTCAGTCATGGAGGACTGACTGCTGAATTCGTTGGGTTCAACAAtgcattcccccccccccccccccttcattCAGAAAACACAGCACTCGCCGTTGTGTTTCTTCTACTTGCCTGTGTGTAAGCTTCTGATAACCGATAAGCCTAGAAGGGTGTTCTCTTCTGCTGTGTAGCTGTTCTCCAAGAGAGGACAGAGAACGATTTAATTCAGTGAGTTCTTTGTCCGTTAGATTGAGTTTCTCCAGCGCTGATGGCGTCTTGCATGCTAGCATGCCTGTAAAGCCTGTGAATTTTTTTGCAGCGGTGTACATCCACCGAATCAGAAACTTCTCAAGGTACTTCTTTTGCGCCAATTATTCTTCTTTTTACGCAATTAAACTGACTGGAAGAACACACTGCCTAAACTCATGCATGTTCAATGCTACGTATAGATTTTCTTTGTGTTTTGAACTTTTGGTTGAAATCGTGTTAAGCTTTTCTCGAGCTGCTGATTGAACTCATCATATTTGTGTTGCATGCTTTTACTGAAAACAGATAGAGAAATCTGACTATCTGATTGCTAGCAGCCCGAGTGCCTGTCTGGTTGTTGCTATCTGTCTATGATCAATCTCATGTGAATCTATTGACTAAACACAAACTCCATGATTTGATCATTAGGTACCCCTCAGCCTCAAGCTTGTCATCGGACGTTTAATCTGCCATGGCCGCCATGGTTAACCTCCAGTTAGCTCTGAGCGTTGTGGGGATCATCTCAATCTTATGCCGCTTCAGCACTGCATACACTCCTGCAGACAACTACCTCATCAGTTGCGGCTCCTCTGTCGATACGCCAGTCGGCCAGAGGGTCTTCGTCGCCGACGACTCCGGCTCGGTCACCCTGACTGCGCCTCAAAGCGCCACCGTGAAGGCCTCGCCGAGTTCGGTGTCAGGCTTCGACGACGCCGCGGTGTACCAGAGCGCTAGGGTGTTCACGGCGCCGTCGTCGTACTCGTTCAAGATCAGCCGCCCCGGCCGCCACTTCGTCCGCCTCCACTTCTTCCCCTTCGTGTGCCAAAGCTACGACCTCGCCGCCGCGAGCTTCAAGGTGTCGACGCAGGACGCCGTCCTCATCGACAGCTTCACGACGGCGAGGAAAAACGCGTCGTCGCCGGTGTGCGACGAGTTCTTGCTGAACGTCGCCCGTGACACGCTCATCATCACGTTCGTGCCGCTGGCCGGGAACGTCGCCTTTGTCAACGCCGTCGAGGTCGTCTCGGTCCCCGACGACCTCATCACTGACCGAGCAGAGGAGTCGGACTCAGCGGGGGCGCAGCAGCTCAACCCTGCCGTGCTGCCGCTGCAAACGGCGTACAGGGTCAACGTGGGCGGCCCCGCGGTCGCTGCCGACGACGACACGCTCTGGCGAGAGTGGGCGACCGATCAGCGCTTCTTGGTCGGTTCTGCCAGAACACGAGACGTGGTCTACAACGGAAGACTGAACTACCTCGCCGGCGAGGCGACACGTGAAGACGCGCCGGACGTGGTATATGACACGGCCAGGGAGTTGGTCATCGTGTCAAACTGGTGGGATACGTCGAAACAGATGACGTGGCAGTTCGACGTCGACGAGCAGCCGGCGAGCTACCTGATCCGATTCCACTTGTGTGACATCGTGAGCAGAGCACCTCACCTTCTCCACATCGATGTGTACGTGGATAGGTACATCGTGGTTGAAGATCTTGATCTTTCAAAGATAGAGAGTGGTGCCTTGGCCTTCCCGTACTACATGGATTTCATCTTGGGTTCCAGCGATCCATCCGGCAAGATCACGATCTACGTTGGCTCATCGTCGACGATGAAGATGAACAGTACATTACCAAGCCCCATTCTGAACGGGATTGAGATCATGAAGATGCACTTCAGCACCGGTTCCGTTGCCGTCGTCGAGCCAACGGCCGGATCAAAGAAGCAGCATTTGGCCGTCGTTTTGGGCTCAGTCTGTGGAGCCTTCGCCGTCGTGTCCATTGCCGTTGTTCTTGTCGTTGTCCTtaggaagaaagaggaaaaggtGTTGCCTACACCGTCGCAGAGCCAGCAGTCGACATCATGGATGCCGCTCCTCAACCGATTCAGCTTTCTCAGCGGAGGGCCGAACGCCACCGGAACAGGATCACCCAGCTTCACCACTGCCACCAACATGGCAGAAGCGAGCCCTGCTGCCTCTTCGGTCCCGAGCTACCGTTTCCCGTTCGTCATGCTGCAGGAAGCGACGAACAACTTCGACGAGAGCCTGGTCGTCGGGGAAGGCGGCTTCGGGAAGGTGTACCGTGCCGTGCTCCCGGGCGGCACCAAGGTCGCCGTGAAGCGCGCGAGCCCGGAGTCGCGGCAGGGCGCGCGGGAGTTCCGCGCGGAGATCGAGCTGCTGTCCGGCCTGCGCTACCGGCACCTCGTATCCCTCATCGGCTACTGCGACGAGGGCGACGAGATGATCCTGCTGTACGAGTACATGGAGCATGGCTCGCTAAGGAGCCGCCTGTACGGCGGCTCAGCCACGGCGGAGCGCTCTCTCAGCTGGCCGCAGCGGCTGGAG
This region includes:
- the LOC133896738 gene encoding receptor-like protein kinase HERK 1, translating into MAAMVNLQLALSVVGIISILCRFSTAYTPADNYLISCGSSVDTPVGQRVFVADDSGSVTLTAPQSATVKASPSSVSGFDDAAVYQSARVFTAPSSYSFKISRPGRHFVRLHFFPFVCQSYDLAAASFKVSTQDAVLIDSFTTARKNASSPVCDEFLLNVARDTLIITFVPLAGNVAFVNAVEVVSVPDDLITDRAEESDSAGAQQLNPAVLPLQTAYRVNVGGPAVAADDDTLWREWATDQRFLVGSARTRDVVYNGRLNYLAGEATREDAPDVVYDTARELVIVSNWWDTSKQMTWQFDVDEQPASYLIRFHLCDIVSRAPHLLHIDVYVDRYIVVEDLDLSKIESGALAFPYYMDFILGSSDPSGKITIYVGSSSTMKMNSTLPSPILNGIEIMKMHFSTGSVAVVEPTAGSKKQHLAVVLGSVCGAFAVVSIAVVLVVVLRKKEEKVLPTPSQSQQSTSWMPLLNRFSFLSGGPNATGTGSPSFTTATNMAEASPAASSVPSYRFPFVMLQEATNNFDESLVVGEGGFGKVYRAVLPGGTKVAVKRASPESRQGAREFRAEIELLSGLRYRHLVSLIGYCDEGDEMILLYEYMEHGSLRSRLYGGSATAERSLSWPQRLEACVGAATGLLYLHTAVAKPVIHRDVKSSNILLDGGLAAKVADFGLSKAGPELDETHVSTAVKGSFGYVDPEYVRTRKLTTKSDVYSFGVVLLEALCARPVVDPRLPRPMVNLVEWGLHWQRRGEMDKIVDRRIAGMVKPRALSKYGETVARCLADRGADRPAMEDVVWSLKFVVRLQDDNAFDFSDVNSLNMVNELTPPSYTRQRSSTEGETGREEGDSVANGDYTDVSMRGIFWQMVNVRGR